The following are from one region of the Carassius auratus strain Wakin chromosome 13, ASM336829v1, whole genome shotgun sequence genome:
- the LOC113112694 gene encoding mini-chromosome maintenance complex-binding protein isoform X1 yields the protein MPTVHDWINNPLGVVDGLFAQSNSCPDWEKKVVEYFKEKLKLNDAHTWVPSLNDVPLHYLKPNSLVKFRCMVQDMFDPEFFMGVYETSDPTSNSKQVKCGKYKDITEGGQVDFNSRNTVTSERQTFYCVPIPGESQWVKESYAGTSQVRVVPSTSYVPNRHKRSYEEDDEMDTQPQQMKNISQGAQSSAESHGNIESKRQETEAPSHDSSPSHCTSSLDLNFPLPGEKGPACLVKVYEDWDGFKLNDMLEVYGILSVDPALSVIADEREASSLLDPTEGMETVEEQRVHSPPASLVPRLHMLYAQPLVHNNPLLPSSVLENNGDYLSSVLGELVSIRAELLTYLTHVLLGDSLAAEYLILHLISNVYSRRDVLPLGKFTLNLSGCPQSSSYTEHLYTVIQQLVPSSYRLCMSLHNMNNQRMVPRKDYTANRLVSGTLQLANNTSLFLDETQLEQGQLDTTGVRNITALGNLISWQKVDYDFNYHQMEFSCNINVLITSEGRSLLPSDCQVHLRPTLNPPNLEEYLSAVRVAQVPSQLNKYRIYLSVARALNYTISDEITKAVEEDFVEMRKDDPQSMSAEDLHRLLVVARLLSLSHGQNTLSRDGWMKAKQLEALRISRTPQKKCVNGNEP from the exons ATGCCTACGGTTCATGACTGGATCAATAACCCACTGGGTGTTGTTGATGGGCTGTTTG CCCAGAGTAACTCCTGTCCAGACTGGGAGAAGAAAGTTGTGGAATATTTCAaagagaaactgaaactaaacGACGCTCATACATGG GTTCCATCTCTGAATGATGTTCCCCTGCACTACCTGAAGCCTAACAGTCTCGTGAAGTTTCGTTGCATGGTCCAGGATATGTTTGATCCAGAATTTTTCATGGGTGTTTATGAGACGAGTGATCCCACTTCAAACTCAAAA CAGGTGAAATGTGGAAAATACAAAGATATTACAGAGGGTGGG CAGGTGGATTTCAACTCAAGAAACACAGTTACTTCAGAGAGACAGACCTTTTATTGTGTCCCCATCCCAGGAGAATCTCAATGGGTTAAGGAA AGCTACGCAGGTACCAGTCAGGTACGAGTGGTGCCCTCCACTTCCTATGTCCCAAACAGGCATAAGCGCAGCTATGAAGAGGACGATGAGATGGACACGCAGCCCCAGCAGATGAAAAATATTAGTCAAG GAGCTCAGAGCTCTGCAGAGTCTCATGGGAACATTGAGTCGAAGCGTCAGGAGACCGAAGCTCCCAGCCACGACTCGTCTCCATCACACTGCACATCCAGTCTGGACCTCAACTTCCCTTTGCCTGGAGAAAAGGGCCCAGCCTGTCTTGTTAag GTATATGAGGATTGGGACGGTTTCAAACTGAATGACATGTTGGAAGTATATGGCATCCTTTCTGTGGACCCTGCCTTGAGCGTGATTGCAGATGAGAG AGAGGCGTCTTCTCTGTTGGACCCCACAGAAGGCATGGAGACTGTGGAGGAGCAAAGAGTTCACAGCCCACCAGCATCCCTTGTACCACGACTGCATATGCTGTATGCACAGCCTCTAGTACACAATAACCCACTACTGCCCTCTAGTGTCTTGGAGAATAACGGCGACT ATTTAAGCAGTGTTCTTGGGGAACTGGTTTCAATCAGAGCAGAGCtgctcacttacctcacacatgTCCTGTTGGGGGATTCACTCGCTGCAGAGTACCTCATACTCCATCTCATCTCTAATGT ATACAGCAGACGGGATGTTCTTCCTTTGGGAAAATTTACCTTGAATCTCAGTGGCTGTCCTCAAAGTTCTTCATACACTGAGCATCTCTACACAGTCATCCAACAGCTTGTGCCATCT TCATACCGGCTATGCATGAGCCTGCATAACATGAACAACCAGAGGATGGTGCCCCGGAAAGATTACACGGCTAACCGCCTGGTGAGTGGGACTCTTCAGCTGGCCAATAACACGTCATTGTTTCTGGATGAGACACAGCTGGAGCAGGGCCAACTGGACACCACAG GTGTGCGAAACATCACCGCGCTGGGGAACCTGATCTCCTGGCAGAAGGTTGATTACGACTTCAACTACCACCAGATGGAATTCTCCTGCAATATTAACGTGCTCATCACATCTGAGGGCCGATCGCTCCTCCCG TCTGACTGTCAGGTTCACCTTCGGCCCACCCTGAACCCACCTAACCTGGAGGAGTACCTGAGCGCCGTGCGGGTGGCGCAGGTTCCATCTCAGCTCAACAAGTATCGCATTTATCTGAGTGTGGCACGTGCTCTGAACTACACCATTTCAGATGAGATCACAAAG GCAGTAGAAGAGGACTTTGTAGAGATGCGAAAAGATGACCCTCAGAGTATGTCTGCGGAAGACCTCCATAGGCTGCTGGTTGTCGCGAG GTTGCTCTCATTAAGTCACGGGCAGAACACACTGTCTAGAGATGGCTGGATGAAAGCCAAGCAGCTTGAGGCTTTGAGAATAAGTAGAACACCGCAGAAGAAATGTGTGAATGGAAATGAGCCTTAA
- the LOC113112694 gene encoding mini-chromosome maintenance complex-binding protein isoform X2, with translation MPTVHDWINNPLGVVDGLFAQSNSCPDWEKKVVEYFKEKLKLNDAHTWVPSLNDVPLHYLKPNSLVKFRCMVQDMFDPEFFMGVYETSDPTSNSKQVKCGKYKDITEGGVDFNSRNTVTSERQTFYCVPIPGESQWVKESYAGTSQVRVVPSTSYVPNRHKRSYEEDDEMDTQPQQMKNISQGAQSSAESHGNIESKRQETEAPSHDSSPSHCTSSLDLNFPLPGEKGPACLVKVYEDWDGFKLNDMLEVYGILSVDPALSVIADEREASSLLDPTEGMETVEEQRVHSPPASLVPRLHMLYAQPLVHNNPLLPSSVLENNGDYLSSVLGELVSIRAELLTYLTHVLLGDSLAAEYLILHLISNVYSRRDVLPLGKFTLNLSGCPQSSSYTEHLYTVIQQLVPSSYRLCMSLHNMNNQRMVPRKDYTANRLVSGTLQLANNTSLFLDETQLEQGQLDTTGVRNITALGNLISWQKVDYDFNYHQMEFSCNINVLITSEGRSLLPSDCQVHLRPTLNPPNLEEYLSAVRVAQVPSQLNKYRIYLSVARALNYTISDEITKAVEEDFVEMRKDDPQSMSAEDLHRLLVVARLLSLSHGQNTLSRDGWMKAKQLEALRISRTPQKKCVNGNEP, from the exons ATGCCTACGGTTCATGACTGGATCAATAACCCACTGGGTGTTGTTGATGGGCTGTTTG CCCAGAGTAACTCCTGTCCAGACTGGGAGAAGAAAGTTGTGGAATATTTCAaagagaaactgaaactaaacGACGCTCATACATGG GTTCCATCTCTGAATGATGTTCCCCTGCACTACCTGAAGCCTAACAGTCTCGTGAAGTTTCGTTGCATGGTCCAGGATATGTTTGATCCAGAATTTTTCATGGGTGTTTATGAGACGAGTGATCCCACTTCAAACTCAAAA CAGGTGAAATGTGGAAAATACAAAGATATTACAGAGGGTGGG GTGGATTTCAACTCAAGAAACACAGTTACTTCAGAGAGACAGACCTTTTATTGTGTCCCCATCCCAGGAGAATCTCAATGGGTTAAGGAA AGCTACGCAGGTACCAGTCAGGTACGAGTGGTGCCCTCCACTTCCTATGTCCCAAACAGGCATAAGCGCAGCTATGAAGAGGACGATGAGATGGACACGCAGCCCCAGCAGATGAAAAATATTAGTCAAG GAGCTCAGAGCTCTGCAGAGTCTCATGGGAACATTGAGTCGAAGCGTCAGGAGACCGAAGCTCCCAGCCACGACTCGTCTCCATCACACTGCACATCCAGTCTGGACCTCAACTTCCCTTTGCCTGGAGAAAAGGGCCCAGCCTGTCTTGTTAag GTATATGAGGATTGGGACGGTTTCAAACTGAATGACATGTTGGAAGTATATGGCATCCTTTCTGTGGACCCTGCCTTGAGCGTGATTGCAGATGAGAG AGAGGCGTCTTCTCTGTTGGACCCCACAGAAGGCATGGAGACTGTGGAGGAGCAAAGAGTTCACAGCCCACCAGCATCCCTTGTACCACGACTGCATATGCTGTATGCACAGCCTCTAGTACACAATAACCCACTACTGCCCTCTAGTGTCTTGGAGAATAACGGCGACT ATTTAAGCAGTGTTCTTGGGGAACTGGTTTCAATCAGAGCAGAGCtgctcacttacctcacacatgTCCTGTTGGGGGATTCACTCGCTGCAGAGTACCTCATACTCCATCTCATCTCTAATGT ATACAGCAGACGGGATGTTCTTCCTTTGGGAAAATTTACCTTGAATCTCAGTGGCTGTCCTCAAAGTTCTTCATACACTGAGCATCTCTACACAGTCATCCAACAGCTTGTGCCATCT TCATACCGGCTATGCATGAGCCTGCATAACATGAACAACCAGAGGATGGTGCCCCGGAAAGATTACACGGCTAACCGCCTGGTGAGTGGGACTCTTCAGCTGGCCAATAACACGTCATTGTTTCTGGATGAGACACAGCTGGAGCAGGGCCAACTGGACACCACAG GTGTGCGAAACATCACCGCGCTGGGGAACCTGATCTCCTGGCAGAAGGTTGATTACGACTTCAACTACCACCAGATGGAATTCTCCTGCAATATTAACGTGCTCATCACATCTGAGGGCCGATCGCTCCTCCCG TCTGACTGTCAGGTTCACCTTCGGCCCACCCTGAACCCACCTAACCTGGAGGAGTACCTGAGCGCCGTGCGGGTGGCGCAGGTTCCATCTCAGCTCAACAAGTATCGCATTTATCTGAGTGTGGCACGTGCTCTGAACTACACCATTTCAGATGAGATCACAAAG GCAGTAGAAGAGGACTTTGTAGAGATGCGAAAAGATGACCCTCAGAGTATGTCTGCGGAAGACCTCCATAGGCTGCTGGTTGTCGCGAG GTTGCTCTCATTAAGTCACGGGCAGAACACACTGTCTAGAGATGGCTGGATGAAAGCCAAGCAGCTTGAGGCTTTGAGAATAAGTAGAACACCGCAGAAGAAATGTGTGAATGGAAATGAGCCTTAA